The DNA segment ATCGGCAACGCCAcccatgtgactttttttttggtatttttagtagagacggggtttcaccgtgttagccaggatggtcttgatctcctgacctcgtgatccgcgcacctcggcctcccaaagtgcttggattacaggcgtgaacctccGCACCTGGCCGGACCCATGTGACTATTCgaacttaaattatttaaaatgaggataacattTAAAGATCCAGGTTTGGGGTTGTACCAGCTACGTTGCAGATGCCCAGGCACCAGGCGTGTTGGGCAGCCCAGAGCATCCCCACTGCTAAAGCAAGTCCTCTTGGCCAGTGCTAGCTGGGGACTCCTAGTGACATCTAGAACTACTTTTCCAAGAACTGAACTCACAGTCCCCAGGTCTCCCGatcagggctggggagagggagttCTGGCTGGGGCGGCCTTGGAGGCCCTTTCTCAGATTCCAGGGACACGACGCCCTCGGGGCTGGCAGACATAGGGATTCAGAGGTGTTTGCATCTGCAGGCCATAATGTTTCTTTCTTGTTAACTTGCAGCGTTGGGGTGACCATTCTGGGTGTCAAGGGAGCAGGGTGGCCCCTCCCGGGTGCTCCCTACCTGGCTCCCTGGTCAGAGCCCCCAAGATGTCAAAGTGGGCCGTGGTGCCTGAGGCCATGGGAGGGAGACACAGCTGGGGGGACTGGCAAGACCCTGGCACCGTCTCCCACCCAGCAGCCACTGTCCCGAGCTGTCTGACGTCCCTGGCCCTCGGAGTCCTTATTGGCAAAGTGGGCTCAGGACTGTGTCCTGGGGCCCCCGAGGGGTCGCCTGTGAAGGGGAGGGGCCTGCCCCTGTCGGGAGGGTCGAGGCTGGGCCTGGAGCCCGGGATCCTGCAGTGGTGGGCAGGGACTGAGGGCTGGAGCGCGCCTCCTAATTGTCCGTGACTTACAGACTTGGCCAGGCTCTGGGCGGCCTTCGTAAATCGCTGCAGTGAGGAGCCTGCCAGTGTGGCCCTTCGCGCTTGGCAGGGCCCTCGTCGCCGCCCTGCTCGGAGTGGCCTGCCGCCTCCAACTTTCCATGTGCTGCTGCTGCGAAGCGGGAAAGGGGGGTGCTGGCTGCTtgctgtggtggggagggaggtggggcggCCACCGTGCAGGTGCCTGCTTCTGCAGGGATGTCCAGGGCTCTCCAGCTACGGGGTCCCCAGAGCCTGTCCCCTACAAAGCCTGGTGTGAGGCTTATGTGGTCTCCACACGGGGCCAGAGGGGAAGACGCTGATTCAAGGACACCCCGTCTTTTCACAGTGCATGTagcgtgtgtgggtgtgtggtgtatgaagtgtgtacatgtgtgcacgtgcgtgtgtgtatgtgtggtgtgtatgtgtagtttatggagggtgtatgtgtgtgcacatgcgtgtgtgtatgtgtggtgtatggagtgtgtatatatgtgcacgtgtgtatgtgtggtgtatggcatgtgtacatgtgtgcacgtgtatgtgtggtgtgtgtgtggtgtatggagtgtgcatatgtgtgcacatatgtgtgtgtatgtgtggtgtatgGAGTGTGTACatttgtgcacgtgtgtgtggtgtgtgtggtgtatggagtgtgtatatgtgtgcacatgtgtatgtgtggtcTATGGAGcgtgtacgtgtgtgcatgtgcatgtgtgtatgtgtggtgtgtggtgtatggagtgtgtatatatgtgcacgtgtgtgtatgtgatgtatggagtgtgtacatgcatgcatgtgcatgtatgtgtggtgtatggagtgtgtatatgtgtgcacgtgcatgtgtgtatgtgtggtgtatggagtgtttatatgtgtgcacgtgcatgtgtgtatgtgtggtttatggagtgtgtatgtgtgtgcatgcatgtgtacgtatgtgtggtgtgtgtggtgtatggaatgtatacatgtgtgcacgtgcatgtatgtgtggtgtgtttaTGGTGTATGGAGTgcatacatgtgtgcacatgtgtgtatgtgtggtgtgtggtgtatgcagtgtgtacatgtgtgcacgtgtgtgtaggtgtgtgtggtgtatggaGTGCGTacatgtgtgcacgtgcatgtgtggtgtgtgtatgtatggagTGCATACATGGGTGCACTTGCGtgtatgtgtagtgtgtgtggtgtatgcagtgtgcacatgtgtgtacgtGTGGTGTGTGGagtgcgtgcatgtgtgcacatgcgtgtATGTGTGGTGTATGGAGTGcgtacatgtgtgcacatgtgtgtatgtgtggtgtgtggtgtatggagtgtgtacatgtgtgcacgtgcatgtgtgtatgtgtggtgtgtgtgcaggcATGTGTGCACCTCCTCAGGTGGACTGGAAGCGTACAGAGGCAGTGCCATGCCTGTCCCTCAACCCCAGGTCAGGGCTTAGAAGTTGGGTGTCTTCAGCCCTATGATGGGGACACGTAGGACATGTTCCAGTTCCCCTGCTGGGTGGATGGGCTTGGAGCCCTGGATGCTGGAGCCTTGGCTTGCTCATACCCTGAGAGCTGGGGAGAGGGCGCCAGCCTTGGGCTGCTCTGCATTCAAAGACTCCGGGGCCAGGAAAGGGCTGAGCTTGGCTGTCCTCTATGCCTGCCCTTCAAGGCCAGGAGGGACGCCAGGTGAGGAAGGGGCAGGCCAGGGCCCCTGAGACTTGGGGGATGCCAGGCCATCAGGGAGGGCAGCAGATGGGGCCACCAGGCCAGGGTGTCAGAGCGACCGTATGGGGGAGGGGCCTAGAGGGCCACCCTGTCCCCAGCCCAGGAGCGGAGCCAGCTATCTCCCAGCCCTGGAGGCAACAGGGGGTGACTCTAGGACAAATAACCGCCCTCTTTCCATGGGCAGTGGACCTGGGCAACCACTCCCAAGCCGGTGGCACCGTCTGGAAACACAAACAGGCCCCAGACAGGTGTAGGTAACTTCCTGCCTGACAGATGGGCCTGGAATCGCTGGGTGCCGGGGGACGCAGGTTGTGAGGTGATGTCTGGGACCTGCTGCCACCACCCCCGCAGTCCTTCACAGACAGCACCGCCCATCACGCAGCAGGGAGGCCCAGCCGAGGGAGCCCGGCATTTGggccctgcagcctctgctcacGGGCACTGCACCCAAACCCATCACCTTTCCACGCTGGGGACGGCGTGCAGGGCTAAAAGCCAGCATGCGGGTGCTGAGGGCCAGAAGCGGAGCTCACACCTCCCACACCAACCACTCTAGAGGGGCAGCCCCCGCTCTGGGCCCTGAACAAgcggctggggtgggagggatgaCGCTTGGCTGAGTCTTGTTTTAAGGGTTAGGACGTATATAAAGTGTCTGGGGTGCAGTGAGGTTGATACATTGAGGCACTTCTTATTGGTTATAATGAAAACTGCTTGATTCAGGGACCCAGCGGGAGGGGTGGGGCCAGAGTGGGCTGGGCCAGGGATCCAGCTGGCCCCGCTGGCCCCAGCTTCCTAAATGGGGTCGCTCGGAGCCTGAGGACACAGGACAGAGATGGTGATAGCAGTTTCCAGGAGAAAACTGAAGACATGGAAGCCCCCCCTGTCATGGCTGGCACCCGGCTGGGACTCCTGGGCTCCTGGCCAGCAGTGGGGTGGGCAGACGCCAGACCTAGGGCTCCACCAGACATGCCAGTGGGTTGTGACAAGGCCTGGGAGGAGAACATTCTTATCTTTCCAGCTTGGTCCTGCGCACCCCGTCACAAGGGAataagcagtttcttttttttttttttttttttttttttttttttttttttttttttttttttttgagacggagtctcgctctgtcgcccaggctggagtgcagtggcgcgatctcggctcactgcaagctccgcctcccgggttcacgccattctcctgcctcagcctcccgagtagctgggactacaggcgcccgctaccacgcccggctaattttttgtatttttagtagagacggggtttcaccgtgttagccaggatggtctcgatctcctgacctcgtgatccgcccgcctcggcctcccaaagtgctgggattacaggcgtgagccaccgcgcccggcaagcAGTTTCTTAAGAAGCATTTAGTGCAGCATGGTGGGCCCTTCACAGACCCCCGGGAACCTCTCAGGGTGTGGAAGAGATGTTTCTCCTGGATGCTCCAGGGCAGGGAAGGACAGCAGGAGCTGCAGGAGGAGAAACTGTCTGGGACTCTGGCCAAGTGTGagctggggagggcaggggctcAGAGCCGGGCTGGGCGCAGCATCAGACACAAGCACAGCACAGGGTGGAGCAGTCCAGCTTGGCCGGGGTCCCCGGGGATCCAGCCTTCTTGTTGACCTTGGGCAGCAGCAGAACAAAGGACATAGCCAGGGCACAGTGGTAGAAGCTGTGGACATAAGTGTAGTCCCAGTCCTGCGGGGGGCAAGCGGTCAGTCTGGGGCCTCAGCCCCCTCCCCGAGGCTCCTCCCTCTCCAAGACCCAGCAGAGCCCCTTCAGGCCCCCGCCTCTGCCAGGGCACTGGGACACCTGCAGGAAGCCTCCCCCACGGTCGCGCTCACAGTGGTTTTTCTCTCCACCTAAACCCAGAGCAGTGAGGGCCTGTGCCATCCTCCAGGCTgcactccttccttcttccccatcCCCTCTCTCTGCTgtccttctcttcctccatccttctctccctcctaccctccctccctccatctccccctcttttctctccttatcCCTCTTCCcctgttcctccctccctcctccactttctccctccttccttccctgtctcctcccctccctccctccctcctccaggtGTTGGGCACCTGCCCCAGGCGTCTCCCAGGCTGTGCTGCCGTCTGAGATGCCAGCTGTCTGTAGGCAGCCAGCTTTGGTCTCTGTGACCTCCAGGTCCACACAGGCCATGGTGCTGGTGGTGCTGGGGACGGCATTGCCCCCGACATAGCCCTGGGAGGGGCTAGTGAGCAGGGACTAATACCAGACTTTGGCCTGGGGCTGTCAGAGTCCCCCCAGCGTGGGCACAGCCCTGGTATCCCAGCTGAGCAGAGCCATGCCGAGTGGGCTCTGGGGCACAGGACACCTCCCCGCTGGGCTTGGTACCTCAAAGAAGAAGCGTAGCATCAGGGCCAGCGCCCCGAAGCAGAGGCCGGGGCCTATCTGCTGGGTGTAGACGCTCTTGTCTGGGTACAGGCCCttcttctccttcatcttctgtAGCTGTGAGGACAGGAGGCCACAGCAAAGCTTTTAGGTCACAGCACTGGGGAACGCCCCTCCCCAAACCAGCCCGAGAGCTGGCCCTGCACAGGCTCACCCCAGCCCTCTCCCGGCAGGAGAGGAGGCTCAGGAGCCTCCTGCCGCACCCAGCCTCAGATGGCTTCTGCTGGACAGGGCCCTTCACGGTGCGACCCAGCAGAGACCCCAGCCTGGATGGCTGGGAAGGAAGCCACTGGGCCATGTGCCCCACAAAGACCCCGCTGCCCTCCCGCCTCTTTGAGATGTAACAACGCCACCCTCGCATGTCTCCTCCTCCCTGGAGGGGAGCTCTGGGGGGACTAGACTCCATGATTGCTTACCAAGGAAAGTACTGGAGTACTTGGGACCTGCCAGCCCAGTGTGGCCCATGGGGATGGCACTTGTGGTGATCCCTGAGCCATGGACAAGCATCGTTTGCTTTCCTAGTTAAAGGACCTATCTCACTCTTCATTAGACAAACTTGGCCAGCACTGCTTCTCAGGTCCCAGTGCTTAGGAAGGCTCGCGTGGGCGTTTCCACTTACAGAGGGGTTTGCATTCCGAGGAAGATGCGGGAAGTGTGGGGCCACATCCCTGGAGCCGGCCTTGTGTTTTCTAGGCCACTTCACATGGAGTCTATTTGGGATTTTCAAGGGCAGTTGTTTCCTGGAATGAGGGTGGATTTTTCTCCCTGAGCCTGGTCCCCtcttgggaggggctggggaacgACAGCCTtgttggggaggaaggagggagggttgGGTGATGGCGGCCTCGGAGTGGGGCCAGACCCGTGGGGGTACACTCAGGAGGCTATAGATTTCAGTGGAATCAACTGTTAGACACACAGCGTGTGGCACAAgcccctgggggtgggggcagcaccCCATAACTGCACCCATTGCTGAGTGGCCTATGCAAAGAGCACAAAGAGCCTTATGCTGGGTCAGGTCAGGTTTTGCCACCCAGTGAATTATGAATTGATGCCCGGCTTTCCATTTTCTGGAATTCCATTGCCAACAAGGAATTGAGCACCTGCAGTCCTGCAGTGGCCTGAAGACAGCTGGACCGTGTGACCCTGGGTGCGGTGGTCAAGGCTGCCAGCCCACCTCTGGCCAGCCCTGCAGTAGTAACACCAGGGAGAAGAGAGGTgcctgccccaggtcacacagtggGCCTGGCACTATTGAAAGGGCGCCATCACCCaaccctccctccttcttcctcccgGGCTGCCATTGCCCAACCCCTCCCAAGAGGGGACGAGGCTCAGGGAGAAAAATCCACCCTCATTCCAGGAAACAATTGCCCTTGAAAATCCTAAATAAACTCCATACTAAATGGTCTAGAAGACAACAATTTGAGCCCCAGATGCGGGGAGGCGGGCAGCCCATCCTCGGCTCCTGTGGCTGGATCTGCAGCCTGAGGGCCTTGGCAGTCTCGTGGCTCTTGGTGGGAAACACAGCAGTGAATTCTCTTCTGGGCAATTACAGTTCAGCCCAGTTCAGACCTGGCCAAGACCAGCGGGAGGAGCAACCTTCAGGGGCAGAAGGAGGCGAGAGGCGGGTGGCCAGGACCCAGGGCCCCAGCACGCTCCTTCCTGCCACCCACCTTGGTCCAGCCCACTTATGCCCAgcgctccctctctccccaccagGTGACTCCCAGGGGCCTCCTGGGTCAGCCCAGGATTAGTGCTGCTTCCTCAGGTTGCAGACAGAAAGCAGGTCCTCTGTCTCCTGCTCAAAAAGTCAAgtccagccaggcgtggtggctcatgcctgtaattccagcactttgggagactgaggcaggcagattacctgaagtcaggagctcaggaccagccgggccaacgtggtgaaaccccatcgctactaaaaatataaaaattacctgggcgtgatggcatgcgcctataatcccagctactcgggaggctgagacaggagaatcgcttcaacccgggaggcggaggttgcagtgagccaagatggcgccattgcactccagcctgggtgacaagagcaaaactccgtctcaaaaaaaaaaaaaaaaaagtcaggttcTGGCCCCGCCACTGCCCTGCCATGACGTCCTGTTAAGTTGCTGAGGCCTCCATGCTTTGGTTCCTTCATAGGCCAAATGGCAAATCAGTCCCATGCTCCTTGGCTGTGGGGAGGATTGGGACGGGCTTTGCAAGCTGCCCACCAGAACTCGAGCGCTCTCCCCACAGCCGTGGGCCCTCCTGCACTGAGAGCTGCCCTCTGTCTTGCTGGGTGTCCTGCGGCTCTGGCCGGGGCTGGCAGTGTGGCTGGGCTGGACCAGGCCAGGTCCTCTCTTGGCACTTGAAACTGACCCTGAGACTTCAGGTCCACTCCAAAGAGGTGAAATGCAGCACAGGGATGTTCAGGCGGTGCCTGGGCTGCTGCAGGCCTGGAGAGCAGGCTCAGGCTGAAGCCTGCTGGCTCCCCAGGTCTGGGAGACCCTTGCAAGGGTGAGCTCCCTCCTGCTCTGGGGTCCCAGGAGATGCCCCGGGTCTATTTTTCCCTAAGATCCCTCTTTAGCTTGGGCGAGTTTGAGTGGGGTTTGGTCCCTGAGCCAGGAGGGTCTTGGTAGGACGGAGAGAGCAGGGAGCACTGAAGACCACGTGAGGGCCTTGCTGCTCTGCAAGGGGCTGTCTGTGCTAGAAGGTCTGGCCCAGGCTGCCTCACTGTCATACCACACTCTCCCTCCTGGCTAGAACCAAGCTCGAGGCTCACtccctccaggaagtcttcccagaTTACCCCAGGCCATTTTCCAAGTTGATGTTGCATCTCTAAAGCAGCTGGTAGTAAGAGCGGTGATGAGAGTGATAACAAATAGCTCTTATGTGCGGAGCACATTGGAAGCCAGGCTCCATGCCAGGACTTCAGGTGCCTGATCTCAGTGAGTCTTTGAACCACCCCATGAGACAGGCAGGGGGCTGTAATGACAACACCTGCTTTACAGGTACGGGCGTGGAGGTGAGACATTGGGTAACTTGGGCTCAGTCTGGAGCTGGTGAGTACAGACAAGCGTCACACACAGTCTACACAGCCGGAGCACCTCATGGCTATTTTCTACGTGGTTTTGCTGAATTCCTGCATCCACCCATTTGCCTATGAGGGCAGGAGGTAAATGAAGATCCGAGGCAGGAGGAGTCAGACAGGGGAGAGGTGACGGGCCTCCTGGGTCCCCGTTCATCGAGGCTCGCGCAGTACGCACCCACTTTGCCGCGATGATGAGGATGGCTGTGCCGATGGGGCCCGAGTACACCCCGTAGCCCCATCGGTCATGGTAGATCCGCACAGCAATGGTCAGGACGCCGAACATCACAAATGTTGACCTCTTGGGTTCGTCGAAGTCGGCCAGTGCTGGAGGGGCCAGGGAGACACAGGGGGAGGTGAGTGGTCTCTCTTGCTCCTCCTGgctacccccccaccccccagcccccaggAGGCATCCTGTAGATGCCCTCTCTCGGTGTCCCCTCAGCCAGCGAGACCCTGAGGCCCAGCCTGGTCATGGAGGGGTCTGAATTCCAGCCAGTTTGAGAGGACAGGCAGCCTGCTGCTTCCCCATGGACACAGCAGCTTGGATTGTGCTCCCAGCACCTCATTTTAATAAACAGACCacagctggttgtggtggctcaggtctgcaatcccagtgctttgggaggcagaggcaggaggatcgtctgagaccaggagttcaagactagcctgggcaacatagcgggacccccatctccacaaaaaattcggtgggtgtcgtggtgcatgcctgtcatcccagctacttgggaggctgaggtgggaggatggcttgaggctgtgagttcgaggctgcagtgagccgtgtttgtgccactgtactctggcctgagtgacagagtgagaccctgtggcTAAAAATCAATAATCACTATGCAAAGTGAATAGGATCGAATCTATCCCATAGGATCACAGGACAAAGACACTAAGATTCAAGAGAAGAAATGAAGCCCCTCACAGGCCCGGTTAGATGGCAAGGAGCCTCAGGTCATGGGGACCTTGCCACAGACAACAGTTACGTGGAAAAAAACATGGTGGGAAAGGGGGCTTATGAACAGTCCCGTCTTCCAGGCTGGATATCACCCGTGTGTGTGGATGTTTGTATGACAGTCTGGGAAGCCAACCCCCCTGAGCAGTGAACAGCGGTCCTCCCAGGGAAGGAGTGACGGGAGGGAGCcctttcactttttcctttgtaTGCCTCTGCTGTTGAAATGTGTCACAACAAGCTTTTACTAAATGAGTCAttttaaaaggatataaaaaatCGGCATCAGGGCATTTAAGAGGTGCATATTCTTTTTCATAGATTAAGCACAACCCTGAAAC comes from the Homo sapiens chromosome 9, GRCh38.p14 Primary Assembly genome and includes:
- the MYMK gene encoding protein myomaker, which encodes MGTLVAKLLLPTLSSLAFLPTVSIAAKRRFHMEAMVYLFTLFFVALHHACNGPGLSVLCFMRHDILEYFSVYGTALSMWVSLMALADFDEPKRSTFVMFGVLTIAVRIYHDRWGYGVYSGPIGTAILIIAAKWLQKMKEKKGLYPDKSVYTQQIGPGLCFGALALMLRFFFEDWDYTYVHSFYHCALAMSFVLLLPKVNKKAGSPGTPAKLDCSTLCCACV